One Rhododendron vialii isolate Sample 1 chromosome 2a, ASM3025357v1 genomic region harbors:
- the LOC131317941 gene encoding auxin response factor 9-like translates to MNEEARGMAILMATPSELAPAEEIIADNVDLLTKILARLPQKSVARFKSVSKHWLSLLSSIAGCGGDDLYKELWKACAGPLVDVPRVGERVFYFPQGHMEQLEASTNVEPKQRAPLFDLPSNILCRVMDIQLRAERDTDEVYAHITLVPEQDQSEPTSPDSYPPEPLTPFLKFCKVLTASDTNGGFSVHRRHANECLPALDMNQPTPMQELIAKDLHGKEWPFKHIFRGHPKRHMFDTGWSRFVNLKRLVAGDSVVFLRGADGELRVGVRRAARQQCPMPSSVISIQSMHLGVQGAAYNALAHRTLFVVFNKPRTSQFIVGLNKYLEAVNNRFRVGRRFKMRFEGEDSSSISYTGTIVGVEDLSAHWENSKWRSLRVRWDEAASIPRPERVSPWEIEPRTLLFGVDLRNPPNAR, encoded by the exons ATGAACGAGGAAGCAAGAGGAATGGCCATTCTCATGGCTACTCCGTCGGAACTCGCACCGGCGGAGGAAATAATTGCCGACAACGTCGATCTCCTCACGAAGATCCTTGCACGTTTGCCGCAGAAATCCGTAGCCCGATTCAAGAGCGTGTCCAAGcattggctctctctcctctcctccatcGCAG GTTGTGGAGGTGATGATCTGTACAAAGAGCTATGGAAGGCCTGTGCTGGTCCATTGGTGGACGTTCCAAGGGTTGGGGAAAGAGTGTTCTATTTTCCCCAAGGGCATATGGAACAA TTGGAGGCATCAACAAATGTGGAACCGAAACAGAGAGCTCCACTCTTCGATCTTCCCTCAAATATCCTTTGCAGAGTTATGGATATTCAACTTCGG GCTGAACGTGACACTGATGAGGTTTATGCTCATATTACTTTAGTGCCAGAGCAAGAT CAAAGTGAGCCAACGAGTCCTGATTCGTACCCTCCGGAACCTCTGACTCCATTTCTTAAATTCTGCAAGGTTTTAACTGCCTCTGATACTAATGGTGGATTTTCTGTTCATCGAAGGCACGCCAATGAATGCCTCCCTGCGCTG GATATGAATCAGCCAACACCTATGCAGGAACTGATAGCCAAGGATCTTCATGGCAAGGAATGGCCATTTAAGCATATTTTTCGGG GACATCCCAAGAGGCATATGTTTGACACAGGATGGAGTAGATTTGTTAATTTAAAAAGATTAGTTGCTGGGGATAGTGTCGTGTTCCTGAG GGGAGCGGATGGAGAACTACGAGTCGGTGTTCGCCGTGCTGCTCGTCAACAGTGCCCTATGCCATCTTCAGTGATTTCAATCCAGAGCATGCACCTAGGAGTTCAAGGAGCTGCATATAATGCTCTGGCTCACAGGACCCTCTTTGTTGTCTTCAACAAGCCGAG GACGAGTCAATTCATCGTAGGCTTGAACAAGTACCTAGAAGCTGTCAACAACCGTTTCAGAGTTGGCAGGAGATTCAAGATGAGATTTGAGGGGGAGGATTCTTCTTCGATAAG TTATACAGGCACAATAGTGGGGGTTGAGGATCTTTCTGCCCATTGGGAAAATTCGAAATGGCGGTCTCTGAGG GTTCGATGGGATGAAGCTGCATCAATTCCAAGGCCCGAAAGGGTTTCTCCTTGGGAGATTGAACCTAGGACACTGTTATTTGGTGTTGATTTGAGAAATCCCCCGAATGCCCGATAG